The Bubalus kerabau isolate K-KA32 ecotype Philippines breed swamp buffalo chromosome X, PCC_UOA_SB_1v2, whole genome shotgun sequence genome has a segment encoding these proteins:
- the LOC129640111 gene encoding germ cell-less protein-like 1, with protein MGAVDSRMPSNRVGHATEEPGAPEGEEEAEEVAGAVIEEGEESEKARPTTSQGRHKRKTGPEGQLTKAPHRKQAKDSLESVYKTLFLRGEGSDVQIRALGEEWNLHKVYLCQSGYFASMFSGAWRETTMDTVELQMPDENIDCEALHEALGSLYRNSVLIPPGRVVPMLATASMLQLDKLIQQCGEVMKETVSDQTVCSYYCSAESYGLQNIRAMCLQWLLDNLMTQHSEELLREISLDLMKEVIASSELFVMEVEMDVYTTLKKWMFLQLQPTWRGPRRDLLPDADSWFARSRQESEGTAFLETEQGRAFVPAFQQLRLAYIICDLPSARIIDQDALIPATWLAPVYKEQWLALLRAEQTRDLGPVDVFVSDLQRTSMRCGGRLLRDAQRTWRWAGFNFGWDLVVCYANRRIIFKHSALKKSCGLGVSLLWQRKVAFRLRLASLDRAGRAIFRKETEFQVLSLGKDEELEVVNLENEDVVFPTYVTCNFLYLPREGRFPQ; from the coding sequence ATGGGAGCAGTAGACAGTCGGATGCCCTCGAACAGAGTGGGGCATgccacagaggagccaggtgcccctgagggggaggaggaggccgaGGAGGTAGCAGGGGCAGTgatagaggaaggggaggagagcgAAAAGGCCAGACCCACCACTAGTCAAGGGCGCCACAAGCGGAAGACAGGCCCAGAAGGGCAGCTCACAAAAGCGCCCCACAGGAAGCAAGCAAAAGACAGTTTAGAGTCCGTTTATAAGACACTTTttctgagaggagaagggagtgacgtGCAGATCCGTGCCCTGGGGGAGGAGTGGAACTTGCACAAGGTCTACTTGTGCCAGTCAggatactttgctagcatgttcaGTGGTGCGTGGCGTGAGACAACCATGGATACTGTAGAGTTGCAGATGCCTGACGAGAACATTGATTGTGAGGCACTGCACGAGGCTTTAGGTTCCCTGTACCGAAACTCTGTGCTCATCCCACCCGGTCGAGTGGTCCCCATGCTGGCCACAGCCAGCATGCTGCAGCTGGACAAGCTGATTCAGCAGTGCGGGGAGGTAATGAAGGAGACGGTCAGTGATCAGACCGTGTGCAGCTACTACTGCTCTGCTGAGAGCTACGGACTCCAGAACATCAGGGCCATGTGTCTTCAGTGGCTGCTGGACAACCTGATGACCCAGCATAGTGAGGAGTTATTGAGAGAAATTAGCCTGGATCTCATGAAAGAGGTCATTGCCTCTTCAGAGCTCTTCGTGATGGAGGTAGAGATGGATGTGTACACGACGCTGAAAAAGTGGATGTTCCTGCAGCTGCAGCCGACATGGAGAGGCCCCCGCAGAGACCTACTGCCTGACGCCGACTCGTGGTTTGCCAGGTCCAGGCAGGAGTCAGAGGGCACCGCTTTCCTGGAGACCGAGCAGGGCAGAGCCTTCGTGCCAGCGTTCCAGCAGCTGCGGCTTGCCTACATAATCTGCGACCTGCCGTCAGCACGCATCATCGACCAGGATGCACTGATCCCTGCCACGTGGCTGGCCCCAGTGTACAAAGAGCAGTGGCTTGCCCTCCTCCGGGCTGAGCAGACCAGAGACCTCGGGCCCGTGGATGTCTTCGTGTCCGACCTCCAGAGGACCAGCATGCGGTGCGGGGGCCGGCTCCTCAGGGATGCGCAGCGCACCTGGCGGTGGGCAGGCTTCAACTTCGGCTGGGACTTGGTGGTGTGCTATGCCAACCGGCGCATCATTTTCAAGCACAGCGCGCTGAAGAAATCTTGCGGTCTCGGGGTCAGCTTACTCTGGCAGAGAAAGGTCGCGTTCCGCTTGCGCCTGGCCTCCTTGGACAGGGCTGGAAGAGCCATTTTCCGGAAGGAGACAGAATTCCAGGTGCTTTCCCTGGGAAAGGATGAAGAGCTAGAGGTGGTGAATCTGGAGAACGAAGATGTGGTTTTCCCCACATATGTGACCTGTAATTTCCTGTACCTCCCCAGAGAGGGGCGTTTTCCTCAGTGA